A region of the Arthrobacter sp. FW306-07-I genome:
GACAACGATCCACCGCTTGTTGGTTGGTTTCACAACTACTATCTCCTTTGATTTCGTCGTCTAGCTTGAGGGTGGGCGAGTTCAGGTCTTCCTGAAGCTCGCTGGTCTGCGGGGAGTGGTCACCACTTGGTGGCGATGTACTTGGTCTCCATGAATTCGAGCATTCCGTCCTGGGAGCCTTCGCGGCCCAGGCCGCTTTGCTTAACCCCGCCAAAGGGTGCCGCAGGGTCGGACAGCAGTCCCTGGTTGATGGCGATCATTCCCGACTCGATCTGCTCGGCGATGGTAAGGCCGCGCTGCAGGTCCTTCGTGTAGATGTAGGCGGAAAGCCCCAGGACTGTGGAATTGGCGGCATCGATGGCTTCGGTGTCGGTGTCAAAGGCGATGATGCTGGCCACGGGTCCGAAGATTTCCTCCCTGACGATCCGGGAGCTGGCCTGGACGCCTGCCAGGACGGTGGGCGGGTAGAAATATCCTTGGCCCTTCGGCAGGGTGGCACCGAGCAGGATTTCCGCTCCGTCGCCAACTGCCTCGGAGACGAGGGCATCGACCTTGGACACGGCGTCCGCATTGATCAGCGGCCCGCATCCTGACGACGGATCGGTGCCAGCTCCCATGGCCAGTTCTCCCATGCGTGACGCGAGTTTGCGCCCGAGTTCGTCGGCAATGCTGCGGTGCGCGTAGATCCGGTTCGCCGCGGTGCAGGCTTGGCCGCCGTTGCGCATCTTGGCAACCATGAGGCCCTCTACTGCTTCATCGAGGTCAGCATCGTCGAAGACCAGGAACGGTGCGTTGCCGCCGAGCTCCATTGAAGTCTTCAGGACGTTGTCCGCGGACTCGTGCAGCAGGGTGCGTCCGACTTCGGTGGAGCCCGTGAAAGACAGGGCGCGGACCCGGTCGTCGTGAAGCATCGCGGACACGACGGGGCCGGACTTCCGGGTGGTCACAACGTTCACGACGCCCTCGGGAACACCCGCATCGCGGCAGCATTCAGCAATGAGGTACGCCGTCAGGGGAGTCTCCGTGGCAGGTTTGAGCACCACCGTGCAGCCAGCGGCCAAGGCTGGTGCGATTTTCCGGGTCGCCATGGCGGCGGGGAAATTCCACGGGGTGACCAGGACGGCCACTCCGATCGGTTCGTACTGGGCCAGGATGCGGTTCTTGCCGGAGGGGGAGACGCTGATGTGCCCCCGGGCCCGGACCGCCTCCTCGGAGTACCAGCGGAAGAATTCTGCGGCGTAGGCTGTCTCGCCGCGGGCGTCGGCCAGGGTCTTCCCGTTCTCGGTTGAGATCAGCTGGGCGATTTCTTCCGCGCGACGGGTCATTTGCTCGAAGCAGCGCCGAAGGATTTCGGCTCGTTCCCTGGGGGCAAGGGCCTTCCACGCGGGCAGGGCTGCGGCAGCGGCATCAACGGCGTTGGTCGCCTGCTTCTCGTCGGCGTTTGCGACGGTGGCGATGGTTTCACCGGTGGACGGGTTGAGGACAGGAATCTGGTCATTGGCGCCAGGAACGTAGTGTCCGCCGATCCACAGGTCCGTGTTTTGAAGTGATGTTGCGATTGCGGTCATGCGTGTTGTCTTCCTTGGAGTGTGAGGGGTTTATCGGGTTGCTGTGGCGGCGTGGACTAGCTGCCGGTCGCCGCGGTAGGCGGCGGCTGCGATGGTTTCCAGGGCGTCGATGTCCAGGGTGCGGGGATTGTTTTCGACCAGCCGGGTTGCCTTCATTGCCTGGGTTGCCAGCCAACGTTCCTTGCCCTGTGGCATGCCGAGCCCGTCGAGGGTGGTGGGGATCCCGATGGCGGTCAGGAGTCCCGCGATGTGGTCGATGAAGAGGTGGGAAAGCTGTTCATCGTCTTCTTGCCCGCTGCCCACGTTCATGGCCCGGGCGAGGGTGGCGAACTCCGCCACGCGTGCCGGACGGTTGAACTCCATGACGTAGGGGAGCAGGACGCCCACGCCGACCCCGTGAGGGGTATGTGTAGCTGCACCGACGGGGTACTGCAGGGCATGCGCTGCCGCCGTACCGCCGGTGCCCAGCGCCAGGCCGCCTGCCATTGCGGCGAACACCATATCGTCCCGTGCCGCCGCAAGGCGCTCGGGGTCAGTGTCGCCCTTGACGGCGGTCTTGAGGCTTCTTCCTATCGCAGCTGTTGCCGCCAAGGCATACTGATCGGTCAGCAGGGACTTGCCGACGAACACCCGCTCGGAACCAAGGAGAGGTGTGGCCGGCCGCTGAATGGCAGTGAATGACTCAATGGCGTGCGAGAGAGCATCCGTTCCAACGGCTGCGGTCAACGCCGGCGGGGCCCCGTCACTCAGTTCAGGGTCGCAGATCGCGGTGACAGGAACGATGTAGGGACTGGAGATGCCAACCTTCATTTCCCGGTCGGGGTCGCTGACCACGGCTACGGGTGTTGCTTCCGAGCCTGTTCCTGCTGTGGTGGGGATGGCGATAACGGGGACGGTCGGGCCGGGGACGGCAAACTCCCCGTAGTAGTCCTGCGGCTTGCCGCCGTGAGTGAGCAGGATGGCGATGACCTTTGCGAAATCCATGCAGGTTCCGCCGCCGATGCCGACGACGACGTCGACGCGTTCATCGGCAAGTTTCTCCTTGGCGGCGAGGATGTCCGCGACGGGCAGTTCCGGTTGCACATCGGCGATGGTGGTGCAGTGAATGCCCGAGTCCCTCAACTGGCGCATCATAGCGGTGAATGCCGGTTCCTGGGCCATGCGGGCGTCGGTGACGATTAGGGCCTGTCGCGCTCCGGATGGCAGGTGGTGGGGGAGGGCGTGGCGCTGCCCCCTCCCGACGAGAATCGTGGCGGGCTGCCGGAGCAGGCCCAAGACTGGCTGGTGCATGTATTCCTCTTCGAATTCGGCGTTCGTCTGCGGTCTGGCGGTGATTGCGCAGTGTCGTCGCTTCAGGCCGCTCTGCTGCGTGCCGTGGTCCTTGAAAAATCAGATCCGATACGATCCAATGTGAAGATAATTCATGAAAGGTAAGACCATGTCAAGAGAAAAAA
Encoded here:
- a CDS encoding NAD-dependent succinate-semialdehyde dehydrogenase; this encodes MTAIATSLQNTDLWIGGHYVPGANDQIPVLNPSTGETIATVANADEKQATNAVDAAAAALPAWKALAPRERAEILRRCFEQMTRRAEEIAQLISTENGKTLADARGETAYAAEFFRWYSEEAVRARGHISVSPSGKNRILAQYEPIGVAVLVTPWNFPAAMATRKIAPALAAGCTVVLKPATETPLTAYLIAECCRDAGVPEGVVNVVTTRKSGPVVSAMLHDDRVRALSFTGSTEVGRTLLHESADNVLKTSMELGGNAPFLVFDDADLDEAVEGLMVAKMRNGGQACTAANRIYAHRSIADELGRKLASRMGELAMGAGTDPSSGCGPLINADAVSKVDALVSEAVGDGAEILLGATLPKGQGYFYPPTVLAGVQASSRIVREEIFGPVASIIAFDTDTEAIDAANSTVLGLSAYIYTKDLQRGLTIAEQIESGMIAINQGLLSDPAAPFGGVKQSGLGREGSQDGMLEFMETKYIATKW
- a CDS encoding iron-containing alcohol dehydrogenase, with product MHQPVLGLLRQPATILVGRGQRHALPHHLPSGARQALIVTDARMAQEPAFTAMMRQLRDSGIHCTTIADVQPELPVADILAAKEKLADERVDVVVGIGGGTCMDFAKVIAILLTHGGKPQDYYGEFAVPGPTVPVIAIPTTAGTGSEATPVAVVSDPDREMKVGISSPYIVPVTAICDPELSDGAPPALTAAVGTDALSHAIESFTAIQRPATPLLGSERVFVGKSLLTDQYALAATAAIGRSLKTAVKGDTDPERLAAARDDMVFAAMAGGLALGTGGTAAAHALQYPVGAATHTPHGVGVGVLLPYVMEFNRPARVAEFATLARAMNVGSGQEDDEQLSHLFIDHIAGLLTAIGIPTTLDGLGMPQGKERWLATQAMKATRLVENNPRTLDIDALETIAAAAYRGDRQLVHAATATR